The following are from one region of the Vibrio hyugaensis genome:
- the yjjX gene encoding inosine/xanthosine triphosphatase, with translation MVDQKVVIASLNPAKIKAVESAFQSAFPEQRFNFFGVSVPSEVSDQPMTNDETRRGALNRVRNAKTEMPNADFYIGLEAGIEGKVTFAWMVIESETHRGESRSASLMLPPEVLEKLEHANELGDVMDEVFGTDNIKQKGGAIGLLTQNQLTRSSVYHQALILALIPFTNPEHFPANL, from the coding sequence ATGGTAGACCAAAAAGTCGTTATCGCTTCACTCAACCCTGCAAAAATTAAAGCCGTAGAGAGTGCTTTTCAAAGTGCTTTCCCTGAACAACGTTTTAACTTTTTCGGAGTCAGTGTCCCGAGTGAAGTTTCAGACCAGCCAATGACCAATGATGAAACACGCCGAGGTGCTTTAAATCGTGTTCGCAATGCTAAAACTGAGATGCCGAATGCTGATTTCTATATTGGTTTAGAAGCGGGTATTGAAGGAAAAGTTACTTTTGCTTGGATGGTGATTGAATCCGAGACTCATCGTGGAGAGTCGCGTTCAGCAAGTTTGATGCTACCACCAGAAGTGCTAGAAAAACTTGAACATGCCAATGAACTGGGTGATGTAATGGATGAAGTATTTGGTACTGACAATATCAAACAAAAAGGTGGCGCAATTGGCCTGTTAACTCAAAACCAACTGACGCGCAGTTCGGTCTACCACCAAGCTTTGATTCTGGCGTTGATTCCTTTTACCAACCCTGAACATTTCCCTGCAAACCTATAG
- the trpR gene encoding trp operon repressor, which yields MSHEPEYKDWQQIVALIRSSVDNQQHEMLLTMLMTPDERESLTARVNILNELLKGELSQRQISQMLGVGIATITRGSNELKSKSDVDKDKLKTLLEQGAQ from the coding sequence ATGTCACATGAACCTGAGTACAAAGACTGGCAACAGATTGTCGCGTTAATCCGTTCAAGTGTGGACAATCAGCAACACGAAATGTTGTTGACCATGCTAATGACACCGGATGAGCGAGAGTCACTGACCGCACGCGTTAATATTCTCAACGAGTTGCTAAAAGGTGAGCTCTCACAGCGTCAAATCAGTCAAATGCTTGGGGTTGGTATTGCGACAATTACCCGTGGCTCTAACGAGTTAAAGTCAAAGTCCGATGTCGACAAAGACAAACTTAAGACATTATTAGAGCAGGGCGCTCAATAA
- a CDS encoding PilZ domain-containing protein has protein sequence MTERRRFSRIIYQVSALVEQSDLALQATIQDLSLHGLLLRAENANSLESSLPVEVAFSFAQSEQVMQLTADIISVANNEIRLKIINIDIDSISQLKRFIELNVGNNELLNRELEYLSDLGEE, from the coding sequence ATGACGGAGAGACGACGCTTTTCACGCATCATCTACCAAGTTTCTGCTTTAGTGGAACAAAGTGACTTGGCACTACAAGCCACGATTCAAGATCTCTCATTACATGGTTTATTGTTAAGAGCTGAAAATGCAAACTCACTTGAATCGTCACTACCGGTAGAAGTCGCATTCTCGTTCGCTCAATCAGAACAGGTGATGCAGTTAACCGCTGATATCATCTCTGTTGCAAATAACGAGATCCGGCTGAAGATCATCAACATAGACATCGACAGTATTAGCCAATTAAAACGATTTATAGAGTTAAACGTAGGCAATAACGAGCTGCTGAATCGAGAGTTAGAATACCTTTCTGATTTGGGGGAAGAATAA
- a CDS encoding transglycosylase SLT domain-containing protein gives MTHMKFNVTELAKRVCYAAALCAVSVSANATLSLEKQRQVYEQAQNLLDKNDIDGYLSIRSKIADYPLTPYVDYRVFLRQLSSKSPQQVDAFISEHEAFPFSRRIRAPYLDNLYRQKDWKTITEFQKVEPSGERYQCIFYVAQLEQGKQVAAFKGAEHMWLRGKSIADECDPLFSAWDKAGERTDDMILQRMLLAFDARNGGLMAYLQKLPTSAKAQQQAKAMKALFDKPENVAEFAKKQQANDFNRTQAEFALEKLARKNTKQAQDAYATVVKGQKFSPEKAQALADYIAIRLIRTESDSLAKWRDDKTKTSKNLPLIESRIRLSIQNGDWQGVKKWIAVLNDEEQASLRWQYWLGRSEIALGDEVAGKQRLAKQTGQRNFYSVAAANAIGQSIKYPSSSVKLDKKAIQPYQKSLLRIEELIATDKIAAAKSEWTHLLRRVGKEEKTQLAAFAASKHWHNLTVIASIQAQMWDNIPLRFPVAHRWWFNFYAEKHNIDPITMMSLARQESALDSEARSPVGARGLMQIMPATAKYTANKYKLKYQGTQDLYNVGKNIEIGSHYLQGLMEDYDNNRIFSLAAYNAGPNRVKMWRERTQGKVDAYSFIEAISFKETRGYVQNILMFETYYRDLLGVDGSFLTQEEINTKY, from the coding sequence ATGACGCACATGAAATTCAACGTAACTGAATTGGCTAAAAGAGTATGCTACGCAGCCGCTTTATGTGCGGTAAGCGTGTCGGCAAACGCGACGCTGAGCCTAGAAAAGCAGCGTCAAGTCTATGAGCAGGCACAAAATTTATTAGACAAGAATGACATTGATGGCTACTTGTCTATTCGTTCCAAAATCGCTGATTATCCACTCACTCCTTATGTGGACTATCGGGTATTTCTGAGGCAATTATCGAGCAAGTCACCACAACAGGTAGATGCGTTTATTAGTGAACATGAAGCTTTTCCATTCTCACGTCGTATTCGCGCCCCGTATCTAGATAACCTTTATCGCCAGAAAGATTGGAAAACCATTACCGAGTTCCAGAAAGTTGAGCCAAGTGGTGAGCGTTATCAGTGTATTTTTTATGTCGCTCAATTAGAACAGGGTAAACAAGTTGCTGCCTTTAAAGGCGCAGAGCACATGTGGCTGCGCGGCAAGAGTATTGCTGATGAATGTGACCCACTGTTCTCTGCATGGGACAAAGCGGGTGAACGTACAGATGACATGATTTTACAACGCATGTTATTAGCATTTGATGCGCGTAATGGCGGGCTAATGGCCTATCTGCAAAAGTTGCCTACATCGGCCAAAGCTCAGCAGCAAGCCAAAGCGATGAAGGCATTGTTCGATAAGCCTGAAAATGTGGCGGAGTTTGCCAAGAAGCAACAAGCGAATGACTTTAATCGAACTCAAGCAGAATTCGCATTAGAGAAACTGGCTCGAAAAAACACCAAGCAAGCGCAAGATGCTTATGCGACCGTAGTGAAAGGGCAAAAGTTCTCTCCAGAAAAGGCTCAAGCACTGGCGGATTACATTGCGATTCGTTTGATTCGTACTGAATCAGATTCATTGGCGAAGTGGCGCGATGACAAAACAAAAACCAGTAAAAACCTACCTCTGATTGAAAGTCGTATTCGTTTATCGATTCAAAATGGCGACTGGCAAGGGGTAAAAAAATGGATCGCAGTGCTTAATGATGAAGAGCAAGCATCACTTCGGTGGCAATACTGGTTAGGGCGCAGTGAAATCGCATTGGGTGATGAAGTCGCAGGTAAGCAACGTTTAGCAAAACAGACTGGCCAGCGTAACTTTTACAGTGTGGCCGCAGCGAATGCGATTGGTCAATCGATCAAGTATCCATCAAGTTCTGTTAAGCTCGATAAGAAAGCCATTCAGCCATATCAAAAATCGCTGCTTCGTATTGAAGAGCTGATAGCAACCGACAAGATCGCTGCGGCGAAGAGTGAATGGACACATTTGCTCCGTCGTGTTGGTAAAGAGGAGAAAACGCAACTTGCCGCTTTTGCCGCGTCTAAGCATTGGCATAACTTGACGGTTATTGCGAGTATTCAAGCTCAGATGTGGGATAACATTCCGTTGCGATTCCCTGTCGCGCATCGCTGGTGGTTTAACTTTTACGCTGAGAAACACAATATCGACCCAATCACAATGATGTCTTTGGCGAGACAAGAGAGTGCACTTGATTCTGAAGCGCGCTCTCCGGTTGGAGCTCGTGGTCTGATGCAGATTATGCCTGCGACGGCTAAGTACACGGCAAACAAGTACAAGCTGAAATATCAAGGTACGCAAGATCTCTACAATGTAGGTAAGAACATTGAAATTGGTAGCCATTACTTACAAGGCTTAATGGAAGATTACGATAATAATCGTATTTTTTCGCTCGCTGCTTATAATGCAGGGCCTAACCGAGTAAAAATGTGGCGAGAGCGAACTCAAGGAAAAGTGGATGCTTATTCCTTTATAGAGGCGATTTCATTTAAAGAGACGCGTGGGTATGTACAGAACATTTTGATGTTCGAAACGTACTACCGCGACCTTTTAGGTGTCGACGGTTCGTTCTTGACCCAAGAAGAGATCAATACCAAGTATTGA
- the ettA gene encoding energy-dependent translational throttle protein EttA yields the protein MAEYVYTMSRVSKIVPPKRQILKDISLSFFPGAKIGVLGLNGAGKSTLLRIMAGIDTDIDGEARPQPGLNVGYLPQEPVLDESKTVREIVEEAVADVAGALKRLDAVYAAYAEPDADFDALAKEQGELEALIQAKDGHNLDNALERAADALRLPEWDQKIQHLSGGERRRVAICRLLLEKPDMLLLDEPTNHLDAESVAWLERFLVDYTGTVVAITHDRYFLDNAAGWILELDRGEGIPWEGNYTSWLEQKDARLQQEASQEKARQKTIEKELEWVRQNPKGRQAKSKARMARFEELQNTDHQKRNETNELFIPPGERLGDKVIEVNNLTKSFDGRVLIDDLSFSMPKGAIVGIIGANGAGKSTLFKMLSGTEQPDSGTIELGDTVKLASVEQFRDSMNDKNTVFQEISEGADIIKINNFEIPARAYCSRFNFKGSDQQKVIGELSGGERNRVHLAKLLKAGGNVLLLDEPTNDLDVETLRALEEALLEFPGCAMVISHDRWFLDRIATHIIDYRDEGQVNFYEGNYNEYMEWLKKTLGPEAAEPHRIKYKRVSK from the coding sequence ATGGCTGAATACGTATATACCATGTCGCGGGTGAGCAAAATTGTGCCACCTAAGCGTCAAATTCTTAAAGACATCTCTCTAAGCTTCTTCCCTGGTGCAAAAATCGGTGTTCTAGGTCTGAACGGTGCGGGTAAATCTACGCTGCTACGTATCATGGCGGGTATCGATACCGATATCGATGGTGAAGCACGCCCACAACCGGGCCTAAACGTAGGTTACCTACCGCAGGAGCCCGTTCTGGACGAGTCAAAAACCGTTCGTGAAATCGTTGAAGAAGCTGTTGCAGATGTTGCTGGCGCACTTAAGCGCTTGGATGCGGTATATGCAGCGTATGCAGAACCAGATGCCGATTTTGATGCTCTAGCAAAAGAACAGGGTGAACTAGAAGCGCTAATTCAAGCGAAAGATGGTCACAATCTAGACAACGCGCTAGAACGTGCTGCTGATGCACTTCGTCTTCCTGAATGGGATCAAAAAATCCAACACCTATCCGGTGGTGAGCGTCGCCGTGTGGCTATCTGTCGTCTTCTTTTAGAAAAACCAGACATGCTACTGCTCGACGAACCAACCAACCACTTGGATGCTGAGTCTGTTGCATGGCTAGAACGCTTCCTAGTTGATTACACTGGTACTGTAGTTGCGATTACCCACGACCGTTACTTCCTAGATAACGCAGCGGGTTGGATCCTAGAACTTGACCGTGGTGAAGGTATTCCATGGGAAGGTAACTACACCTCTTGGCTAGAGCAAAAAGATGCGCGCCTACAACAAGAAGCGTCGCAAGAAAAAGCTCGTCAAAAGACCATCGAGAAAGAACTTGAATGGGTTCGTCAAAACCCTAAAGGTCGCCAAGCGAAATCTAAAGCACGTATGGCGCGCTTTGAAGAGCTACAAAACACTGACCACCAAAAACGTAACGAAACTAACGAGCTGTTCATCCCGCCAGGTGAGCGTCTAGGTGATAAAGTTATCGAAGTGAACAACCTGACTAAGTCATTCGACGGTCGCGTTCTTATCGATGATCTATCATTCAGCATGCCTAAGGGTGCCATCGTGGGTATCATCGGTGCCAACGGTGCGGGTAAATCAACCCTATTCAAGATGCTAAGCGGTACTGAGCAACCTGATTCAGGTACGATTGAACTGGGTGACACTGTGAAACTGGCTTCTGTTGAGCAGTTCCGTGATTCAATGAACGATAAAAACACAGTATTCCAAGAGATCTCAGAAGGCGCTGACATCATCAAGATCAACAACTTCGAAATCCCTGCACGTGCTTACTGTTCTCGCTTTAACTTCAAAGGCTCAGATCAACAGAAAGTTATCGGCGAGCTTTCTGGTGGTGAGCGTAACCGTGTGCACCTTGCTAAGCTGCTTAAAGCCGGCGGTAACGTACTACTACTCGATGAGCCAACCAACGACCTTGACGTTGAAACACTACGTGCACTTGAAGAAGCGCTGCTTGAGTTCCCTGGCTGTGCCATGGTTATCTCGCACGACCGTTGGTTCCTAGACCGTATCGCAACGCACATCATCGACTACCGCGATGAAGGCCAAGTTAACTTCTACGAAGGTAACTACAACGAGTACATGGAATGGCTGAAGAAGACCCTTGGTCCTGAAGCAGCTGAACCACACCGCATCAAATACAAGCGCGTATCGAAGTAA